One Candidatus Zixiibacteriota bacterium DNA window includes the following coding sequences:
- a CDS encoding Rrf2 family transcriptional regulator, with protein MKVTALEEYGLRCMLLLARHAGEGGITLPEISAKEGLSLPYAGKLLMILKQAGLVQAVRGRHGGYTLAKAAAEIPLRDVFAALGEPVFSASHCERYVGDSDCCVHAEDCTVRTVWGTFNKFVNGYLDSVTLEDLASGRLNAESFSGSK; from the coding sequence ATGAAAGTCACGGCTTTAGAAGAATATGGATTGCGATGTATGCTCCTTTTGGCAAGGCACGCGGGTGAAGGAGGCATTACGCTTCCGGAGATCAGCGCCAAAGAAGGATTGTCGCTTCCTTATGCCGGGAAGCTTCTGATGATACTCAAGCAGGCCGGGCTGGTGCAAGCCGTCCGCGGACGACACGGGGGATACACTCTGGCGAAAGCAGCAGCCGAAATTCCACTTCGCGATGTTTTTGCAGCTCTCGGCGAGCCGGTTTTCAGCGCCAGTCATTGCGAGCGCTATGTGGGCGACAGTGACTGCTGTGTTCATGCCGAGGATTGCACCGTCCGGACAGTCTGGGGAACTTTCAACAAGTTTGTCAACGGATACCTGGATAGTGTCACCCTTGAGGATCTGGCTTCCGGTCGGCTCAACGCCGAAAGCTTTTCCGGATCGAAGTAG
- the sufC gene encoding Fe-S cluster assembly ATPase SufC — protein MSDRNMIFSIHDIHVEVEGKEVVKGVSLEIGRGEKHALMGPNGSGKSSLANALAGHPNYTITSGEAYVNGRNLLEMDATGRARAGLFLAFQYPLAIPGVTVANFLRSAVRAKNGGDDAALANFRKELHDNFQLLEIDKSFATRYLNDGFSGGEKKRIEILQMAMLQPTVALLDETDSGLDIDALRIVSNGINKAAPREGGLLLVTHYQRILNYVKPDKVHVMMNGRIVRSGGPELALQLEEQGYDWIESDTPKIVEV, from the coding sequence ATGTCAGATAGAAATATGATTTTTTCCATTCATGATATCCATGTGGAAGTGGAGGGGAAAGAAGTGGTCAAAGGGGTCTCTCTGGAAATTGGCCGGGGCGAAAAGCATGCCCTGATGGGACCCAATGGCTCGGGGAAATCGAGCCTGGCGAACGCGCTGGCCGGGCATCCCAATTATACAATTACTTCAGGTGAGGCTTATGTCAACGGCCGGAATCTTCTGGAAATGGATGCCACCGGGCGGGCGCGGGCAGGATTGTTTTTGGCTTTTCAATATCCGCTGGCGATTCCCGGTGTGACTGTAGCCAATTTCCTCCGGTCGGCCGTGCGAGCCAAGAACGGCGGCGATGATGCGGCGCTGGCTAATTTCCGCAAGGAACTCCATGACAATTTCCAGCTTCTGGAAATAGATAAGTCCTTCGCTACCCGTTATTTGAATGACGGATTTTCGGGCGGTGAAAAGAAGCGGATTGAGATTCTTCAGATGGCGATGCTTCAGCCAACCGTTGCCCTGCTTGATGAAACCGATTCCGGCCTTGATATCGACGCTCTCCGGATTGTCTCCAACGGTATCAACAAGGCCGCGCCCAGAGAGGGAGGGTTGCTTCTGGTCACCCACTATCAACGGATACTCAACTATGTCAAACCGGACAAAGTCCATGTAATGATGAACGGACGGATTGTTCGTTCCGGCGGACCGGAACTGGCGCTCCAGCTGGAAGAGCAGGGGTACGATTGGATTGAAAGCGATACTCCCAAGATTGTTGAGGTGTAG